One region of Zingiber officinale cultivar Zhangliang chromosome 7B, Zo_v1.1, whole genome shotgun sequence genomic DNA includes:
- the LOC122006887 gene encoding uncharacterized protein LOC122006887 isoform X2, with product MRPVDGKGSHYEATQDHNFGTNASNFELQNGSKPLRRHKALGSRTKPTPSKWDDAQKWLVGFSGGEHKQTASKPRNSNADDRRLLTSLSQRGRDSCSSADGDDIVLAIAAQEEGETKKIDYWGASKPVVEDAAVAVRSICLRDTGTEMTPIASKEPSRTGTPLRATTPVLKSPISSRSSTPGRGLPGGQQPEGHQAAAGATTIRSVERRSGVVPYGRANGGGGARALRAEAEIDGCKLGEVNAAAEKETNPNSLESRAVAWDEAERAKFMARYKREEVKIQAWENHEKRKAELEMRRMEVKADRIKSRAQERYTNKLAAARRVAEEKRANAEAKLNERAARTTEKADFIRRTGLEPNSTPPWLRH from the exons ATGAGGCCTGTGGACGGCAAGGGGAGCCACTATGAAGCAACTCAGGATCATAACTTTGGCACCAACGCGAGCAACTTCGAGTTGCAAAATGGCAGCAAGCCACTCCGTCGGCACAAAGCCTTGGGATCCCGCACCAAGCCGACGCCCTCCAAGTGGGACGACGCGCAGAAGTGGCTGGTCGGGTTCTCCGGAGGCGAGCACAAGCAGACAGCGAGCAAGCCACGGAACTCCAACGCGGACGACCGCAGGCTGCTAACGTCTTTGTCCCAGAGAGGGAGGGACTCCTGCAGCAGCGCCGACGGGGACGACATAGTTCTTGCGATCGCCGCGCAGGAGGAAGGGGAGACAAAGAAGATCGACTACTGGGGGGCCAGCAAACCGGTGGTGGAGGACGCGGCGGTGGCGGTTCGGTCGATCTGCCTCCGCGACACGGGCACCGAAATGACGCCGATCGCGAGCAAGGAGCCGTCGAGGACAGGGACGCCGCTGCGGGCAACAACGCCGGTGCTGAAAAGCCCGATCTCGTCGAGGTCCTCCACGCCAGGCAGAGGCCTACCAGGCGGGCAGCAACCGGAGGGCCACCAAGCCGCGGCGGGAGCGACGACTATTAGGAGCGTGGAGAGGAGAAGCGGCGTCGTGCCCTATGGGAGGGCGAACGGAGGCGGCGGGGCCAGGGCCTTGAGGGCGGAGGCAGAGATCGATGGCTGCAAGTTGGGCGAGGTCAATGCGGCGGCGGAGAAAGAGACGAACCCTAATTCGCTGGAATCCCGAGCCGTCGCCTGGGACGAAGCCGAGCGGGCAAAATTCATGGCTAG ATACAAACGCGAAGAGGTGAAAATACAAGCATGGGAAAATCATGAGAAAAGAAAGGCTGAATTAGAGATGAGGAGGATGGAG GTTAAGGCCGATAGAATAAAGTCACGGGCCCAAGAGAGATACACGAACAAGTTGGCGGCCGCACGGAGAGTAGCGGAGGAGAAGCGTGCGAACGCGGAGGCAAAATTGAACGAGCGAGCTGCGAGAACCACAGAGAAAGCGGATTTCATTAGAAGGACAG GGCTGGAACCCAATTCAACCCCGCCCTGGCTACGCCATTAA
- the LOC122006887 gene encoding uncharacterized protein LOC122006887 isoform X1 codes for MRPVDGKGSHYEATQDHNFGTNASNFELQNGSKPLRRHKALGSRTKPTPSKWDDAQKWLVGFSGGEHKQTASKPRNSNADDRRLLTSLSQRGRDSCSSADGDDIVLAIAAQEEGETKKIDYWGASKPVVEDAAVAVRSICLRDTGTEMTPIASKEPSRTGTPLRATTPVLKSPISSRSSTPGRGLPGGQQPEGHQAAAGATTIRSVERRSGVVPYGRANGGGGARALRAEAEIDGCKLGEVNAAAEKETNPNSLESRAVAWDEAERAKFMARYKREEVKIQAWENHEKRKAELEMRRMEVKADRIKSRAQERYTNKLAAARRVAEEKRANAEAKLNERAARTTEKADFIRRTGHLPSSFFSFKLPSLCN; via the exons ATGAGGCCTGTGGACGGCAAGGGGAGCCACTATGAAGCAACTCAGGATCATAACTTTGGCACCAACGCGAGCAACTTCGAGTTGCAAAATGGCAGCAAGCCACTCCGTCGGCACAAAGCCTTGGGATCCCGCACCAAGCCGACGCCCTCCAAGTGGGACGACGCGCAGAAGTGGCTGGTCGGGTTCTCCGGAGGCGAGCACAAGCAGACAGCGAGCAAGCCACGGAACTCCAACGCGGACGACCGCAGGCTGCTAACGTCTTTGTCCCAGAGAGGGAGGGACTCCTGCAGCAGCGCCGACGGGGACGACATAGTTCTTGCGATCGCCGCGCAGGAGGAAGGGGAGACAAAGAAGATCGACTACTGGGGGGCCAGCAAACCGGTGGTGGAGGACGCGGCGGTGGCGGTTCGGTCGATCTGCCTCCGCGACACGGGCACCGAAATGACGCCGATCGCGAGCAAGGAGCCGTCGAGGACAGGGACGCCGCTGCGGGCAACAACGCCGGTGCTGAAAAGCCCGATCTCGTCGAGGTCCTCCACGCCAGGCAGAGGCCTACCAGGCGGGCAGCAACCGGAGGGCCACCAAGCCGCGGCGGGAGCGACGACTATTAGGAGCGTGGAGAGGAGAAGCGGCGTCGTGCCCTATGGGAGGGCGAACGGAGGCGGCGGGGCCAGGGCCTTGAGGGCGGAGGCAGAGATCGATGGCTGCAAGTTGGGCGAGGTCAATGCGGCGGCGGAGAAAGAGACGAACCCTAATTCGCTGGAATCCCGAGCCGTCGCCTGGGACGAAGCCGAGCGGGCAAAATTCATGGCTAG ATACAAACGCGAAGAGGTGAAAATACAAGCATGGGAAAATCATGAGAAAAGAAAGGCTGAATTAGAGATGAGGAGGATGGAG GTTAAGGCCGATAGAATAAAGTCACGGGCCCAAGAGAGATACACGAACAAGTTGGCGGCCGCACGGAGAGTAGCGGAGGAGAAGCGTGCGAACGCGGAGGCAAAATTGAACGAGCGAGCTGCGAGAACCACAGAGAAAGCGGATTTCATTAGAAGGACAGgtcatcttccttcttctttcttctccttcaagtTGCCTTCTCTTTGTAATTGA